The Labeo rohita strain BAU-BD-2019 chromosome 22, IGBB_LRoh.1.0, whole genome shotgun sequence genomic sequence TCAGCCTGTAACGACAAACACCATGAACAAATTAGGGGCGCCACTCATAATGAGTATGACAACAGAAGTGACGCACAAGTGGTGATTCTCTAGCGGTGgaatttttcataaatatgtcACATCAGCTATGAATTCATTCCAGGATGTGGCAAACCTTCTAAGTTAGACATAACAAGAAGATCGCATTTCTTCTATATAGTGTACAGTGTGGATTTACTTGAACACCCAAACAAACAGAACTTTGTTTCCTATTTGGACAGACAGCAAACATAATTTCAGACACTGAACACCTGATGACCTCCTTCTGTCATAACAAGAAAATTAAATCAGGCCCGTAAATTGCTTTCAGGATTACTGTGGAACATTCTAGACAAACAGAAAcagctatttttttaaacacaaagaaaaaggAGATGTAGAAACAATGCATTACAAACATCTTTATGGAATTGTTATGGCCTGCTAGAGCAAACAATTAATTCCAGCTCCAATGTAATAAAAGAGCCCTGGATCAGAATATAAACATCTCTCAAAGTTAAACCAGATGCGGAGTGCAGTCGGGATTCAAGAGAGCCTCTCAAAGAGGGGGGAAAACAAGAGAGCTTTTTCAGACAGGAAAATGAGTCAATAACCCCTATATTTCTCACTACTGCCACTGTTAGTTAAAAGGCCGACTCACAGACAGCAGACTAATCCTTCCAACAAAGTTAtataatggagaaaaatctaCAACTTTAAATACTATTGAGAGTAAGAAAActactgtttttgtggtttgcACAATATCATGATGTTGCAACGGCCACCTGGGGACTCACGCTGacctgaaatattaaaaaaaagactttaaaaaagattttacatttcccaaatattaataatataataataatgttaaaattatattttaacattaatcattttaacattattattatatattattagtatttgggaaatttaaaatagctttattttttattattatttacatttttatctattaacaaattatttgtatttagtatATCTGTGTAGTTAAACAATTGATTGTTTAATTGTGTTAACAGTTCCTCAATTTGAATGAATCATCAGCAATTATGAGACTCAtattaacacaataaaatgtttttaataaaaaaatttaagtgtgaataaattcagttttgcaatatgtatttagatgtatttagAATATACAAAACTAGggaaatgcttaaaaatgatcatttctgTGTTCcatgttaataattattataatttaaataaaaacacataagcTACTAAAGCTACTATAAGCTACTATATCTATGACAGAATGTTATATAAACATGCTAGACATTTTCTGAAATATCCTATGggcaaaaaaaatatgtttttagacattttaatccagaaatcataagaaaattcatatatataaagaaatataaataactatttctcaaatttgtaaatatttctaaataaccAATCTCTAAAtatctttatatttaaacaattgagtgtttaaatgttttatcaaTATATCAAACTGAATGACATAAACTGggcttcaaaatgttaaaaatgaatcaGCAAGAACCATGAGAATCATATTAACACaacattaattttgtgttttaataaaaaatgtaagtaaacaatacaaaaatatgcaattgAATAAACTGAATTTTACAGTACATATTCAGATACTGCAAAAGGTCTCTATTTACAGAAAGGTTGAATATCTTCTGAAAGAAAGGTATGGAGGAAACTTGTACAATGGTgatttacacaaatatctgcgTCTACCAAATTGTCTGCTGCTCACAATATGGTTAACTGGGAATCGGATAAAACACCTAGTCACTGAATTTCGCCTAGTGACCATAAATCTCAAACacacataaaatgacaaaaacacaacccGACAATGtgaaaaccattaaaacagtagAATGTACTGTACATTCTTTGACTGTCCCAGCGTCCTTGTAAAAAACTGCTGCCATCAGACTGTAGCTGGTAATTTCATTGCTTGGTGGGTGGCTCAGTTTGGTCTTCACGTCAGCGTGAACGTGGCCTGGAAGCGTAGTTGTTTTGGCTGAGTAATCCCTCTGAATACAAACAGTACACGCACAACACTTTATCTCAATGATTAAGTAGTCTCCCATGTCCATAAGAATTTCAACTGTGACTCCACATGGATTTTGCAGAGAGGCACGTTTTTGGGAAAGTTGTACTTAGGAATGTTCAAGAAGATGTATCAGTGGTTTTCGGTCATCGTTTTAGCTGGTTACTATTCTACCGTATGTGCTTTGTTCATACTGATATACTTTGTCTGGCATACAGAGAGCTTGTGTCAAGGTTCCCACTGtcttagaaaaatattttaaaatgataatttccAGGTCTGGAAAACCATGGgaattaaaagttaatataGTAACAAACaccatataaataatataaaatatttaaaataaaataatacaaaaaaacaaaatgttatggaagagtaatttgtaaaatatttatttgacaaGAAATAGCTCTTTGTgaaaaaaatagacatttttatcCAGTAATCATGAGGAAATTCATAGGTACGGGAATGTTTACATGATTCATTTCTGACTTGTACATAAAAGAAACTGAAGCAAACCCCACAATAAATACCTTGATATAGGCAGCTGATGTACGGATATATGGTGTTAACACATAAATAACACTGACTTCCTTACTTTTTTTCCAATAAATAGTAGCTTGTAGTATATTTACAATATGCACACTGTCAATTCATCAGTTCAGTTCTCCTgttaaaaccacacattttCTTTAAGTATGAATTGCATGCGTATAAAATACTAGTAGTGGTTCTTTGGTACAGAGGACCGTGTAGTGAGACTATATGGTTTCAAACAGGTTCTCTCACGTCTTATGTGCCATCGTAATAGGTACAGGGAGCGGATCTGCTCTTGACATCTTCAAAAGAGCGAATTCTCCTCAGTTGCTTCATTACCTGTAAAACACAATGTTAAAATGAGTTCAGCAACTCCACTGTGGGTCTATCATAATCTTCGAGCAATTTCAGGTGTGtataccctgttgaaaaaaccagcatatgctggttaggtatgttttgaagcatgacagctggtttaagctagtTCTGTGCTGTTTATAAGCTGGTTATGAgttggtttaagatggtcatgtACTGGTCCTAAGCACCAGCTCataaccagctcatgaccaactaaagaccagcttaaaccagctcaaaccggctcccatgcttcaaaacatacctacgaTGGTTATAAACTGcttatgagctggtttaagatggtcacgtgctggtcctaagcaacaagctcctgctcaggaccagctcataaccagcttataaccagctcaggaccaacttaaaccagctcatgaccaactaaggaccagcttaaaccagctcaaaccagctggcatgcttcaaaacatacttaAGCTGGTTATAAATTGGTTTAAGATgatcatgtgctggtcctaaggtGGTCCTAAGCAAcaagctcctgctcaggaccagctcataaccagcttataaccagctcagggccaacttaaaccagctcaaaccagctgccatgcttcaaaacatacctacgaTGGTTAaattggtttaagctggttatgtgctggtcctaaagtagtcctaagcaactagctccagCTCAGGACCAGCTCATAACCAACTTGTAACCAGCTCAGGAttatcttaaaccagctcatgaccaactaaagaccagctcaaaccagctgccatgcttcaaaacacgCCTACGATGTTTATAAACTGGTTATGAGCTGGTCATGTGTTGGTCCTAAACTGGTCCTAAGCAAcaagctcctgctcaggaccagctcatAACCAGCTCAGGGCCAACTTAAACCAactcatgaccaactaaggaccaggtTAAACCAGCTGTCATGCTTTAAAACATACTTAAGATGGTTATAAATTGGTTTAAGATGATCATGTGCTGGTCTTAAggtggtcctaagcaactagctccagCTCATAACAAACTTGTAACCAGCTCATGTCCAACTAAATGCCATCTTAATCCAGCTCAgaccagctgccatgcttcaaaacatacctatgATGGTTATAAACTGGTTATGAGCTGGTTTAATCTGGTCCTAAGATGGTCCTAAACAAcaagctcctgctcaggaccagctcatAACCAGCATATTACCAGCTCAgaaccagtttaaaccagctcatgactaACAAAGAACCAGCTTAGACCAGATCAAACTAGCTGCCATGCTTTAAAACATACCTAAAATGGTTATAAACTGGTTATGAGCTGGTTTaactggtcatgtgctggtcctaagctggtcctaagcaactagctcctgctcaggaccaactaaggaccatcttaaatcAGCTCAAACCaactgccatgcttcaaaacatacctaagcTGGTTATAAGCTGGTTACGAGCTGGttatgtgctggtcctaaggtggtcctaagcaactagctccagctcaggaccagctcaaaccagctgccatgcttcaaaacatacctaaccagcatatgctggttttttcaacaGGATAAAAACTTACTTCTGCAGTGCCCATAATGGCGGACCCCTATGGATCGACCCAAAAAGCAGGTAGCCCTACGCAGGTGGCAGGCACTGGGGTAGGTGATGTTATCGTTGCCGCAGATGGTTTGCTCAGTCACCATGGGCATCGGGCAGGGAGCAGTGCGGCACATGACACAGTGAGCGCTGTTTGTCTGGTCCGTCACACAGGTATGCGTCCCAGGACATACGACATTTGAGCAGGACTCTGAAGAACAGTGTCAAGAATaaagaaaatgatgaaaaattatatttagaagAAGATTTCCATAAAACATGTGATCACCAGGGTTCAAAATATTATCTACACTATCTagccaaaaaaagaagaagaataaagtaaaatcaGTTTGAATTATGCAAATGACTTGCATCGGTGAGGTTCAGATGATTTGATATTTGATTCAAAGCATATGTTGCAGTTATTTTTGAATGTATCAACCAGAAAGCCACTTTTAATGCCAAATTTTGAAcaacccttgtgaaaaagtagTATGCTTTaccatacatttaaaaagaatacTTAGTATAGAACTAAAGTACTTTACGAATAAGAAAGAATGCACTTAAGTGCAAACATATGGTGCTTTTctgctactgtaaacaaaagctcgCTTGCCCCGCCTCCGTGGTCTTCTGATTGGCCCACTGTTTTTGGAACTGACATTAATGAGCGGTGCTGCatgtaaaagtttaaattcCGTTAACTTGACACGGTGTCTTAAACACGACACTCATGTGCGAGACATTGCAAAAGACACAAGCGCAATGGCCATACGCATCCGTATAGCGCTGACCACATACGCGGTAGTGTTTTTAATGAGAAAGTATTAACAAGattaaaaaaacgaaataaCCGACATTAGACAATTACGTCAGTTAAAggttcagaattttactgtggTGGTTGTTGCTGACTATTTAAATCAGGTGGGTTCAGTGTCTCATTGGCGAATCCAGTGACGCTAGTAGTGACGATTCTCTCTGACCAATCAGTGATCTGCAGTGTTTACACGTCACATTTTAGTATCAGTACGGCTTGCTTAGAACCTCAACTGAGGTGGTACTAAAAGAAAGTAATAGGTGAGGCGTACTGAGCTTTACCATGCAGTGGAAAATCGCCATTAATGCAATATTTGCAGTCACTTATAGCTCGTTTCCACAGAGTGGTACGGTTCAGTACAGTAGAGACTGGAATGCAATTATTTCCATTTCCATTGGCAGAAGTTGTGAATGGTACCAAAATAGTGAACTGTACCGTACCTCTTTTTTGGGACCCTTCCATTGGGGTACCTAGCAAAATAGTTCAATACCTAAAGGGTGGAGCTACACTCTCTCCAGAATGTTGATTGGTTGACAGAATTGTCACTTGCGtgtagatgtaaatgcagacgtctgAGATGTACCTGTGCTGTCAGGGTGTTCCATCCCGAATCAAACTGAATTAGGCTGCGTTTCTCAAAAGCAGGGttacaatgcttttgggaaatgcagtcCTGTACTTCACTGAACCATACCATTCGGTGGACACAAGCcattaaatatcatttacactgctaaatatcatttaatgttttcagaATACATTTGGGTAAACATGCACTTTCTCTCTGAAAATTTTAAATCAACCTGAATCTGAAGCTTTTCTTTCAGTCTTAGCAAAATAATGGACTCAGCATGTGGAACCTAAGCGTACTTTTGCATTCCCCCTGGTACATAATCTCCAGGTCGGGGTGACCTCTGCAGCGAGCCATCAGCAGGGCGCACTCGTCTTTGTATGAGTTTCCATCACTCCCACACACGGCATGTTTAGTGGAGATGTTGGAACAGTCTGGAGAGCACACGCACTGGGGACGTCCAGACTTCATCCTGCACACCTTTCCAGGGCCACAGTTGACCCCCTCGCAGTTCTCTGCAAGAGAAAGTTGGTGGACAAAAGCTGATTATAAGGAACTCTATAGATTCATTCAATACTGAAAAGccattagcttagcaacatgctaacgtCAAACTTTCTTTAACTGCAAAGTGAGTCATTCTGAGTCAGTGAGTCACCCATTGACATACTTTCCAATAATTGTCCATTCTACTCCATTCAATGTCGAAGCCAGAGCAAACAAAACACATCAGAAACTGTTTCTAAGATTCAGGCCCCGTTATCCCAGCTTCTGGTTCCCATTCCTGCAAGTTCTTTAATATCCTGTTGCTCCCCTTCCCTGTGAAGCCAACCAAATCACTCAAGGCCGAATCAGATACCTCCACCTCCACTGGAAATCCCTGTTTCCTCAAGATCCACGGGCAGTCACACATAATTTATGAACTGCCTTGTCTGCCCCCGAAAAACAAATGTAAGGAAATGTGCCGGACAGACGCTAAGCGTGAGTTGAGCTTTCAGGAATGCTTTGAAGCATTTTGACATTGAGAACATGCTGGGGAGGTCACACAGTAGGGTCCACAAGTCCATATAGTTTTATGATAATGGAAAGCAAACGCCATGGAACAAACAACATAACAGACTTTCACTTCCAGTGCACCCCTCCCACCCCAAGTGTCTAATGATGCTGATTGTGTTTGAGGCTTATGAGGACCAGACCTCTCCAGCATGTGGCACACATTTTTCTTTGCGGTGTGCTGGAATTCAGTCATCTCCAAGAGGGAACGGCAAAACAAGTCTGCTTTCCAATAGGCATTGGGAAAGAGTGAAGGTTGAGAGAGGGAGGAGAGAGAAGGGGGGAAAAGTAGCTGCTATTGTgtcaaatgatttattcatttcatgCATAAGGAGAAATATAGCTAAATtgagagaaaaattaaaataataaatctgaaattaatCAGTAGCAGGTCGTATTAATGTGCAGGCACATTTACCATTGTTCAGCGAATTTCTGCAAGTGAAATCCAGTTATTTCAATAGAAATCCACACAGTCAGGAATTTTGTATAAGGGTGAAATCCACACAATCTGGAATTTCGATTTACAACTTGCCATTACTAATCAGAAGTAGGTCGTATTAATGTGCAAGCACATTTGCAATTGTTCAGCGAAATTCTGCAAGCAAAAGTCCAGTTATTTCAATGGAAATCCACACAATCAGGAATTCTGTATGAGGAGGAAATTTGCTTTGCAGTGTGCTATTGCTAATCAGATGTAGGTCATATTAGTGTGCAGTCAAATTTACCATCGTTTAGAATTATTTTGCAGACAAaatccagttattttaaacattttaaaatcacacaaTCTGGAATTTTGCATTTGGGCAAAATCCACACAATCTGGAATTTCAATTTGCAATGTGCTATTGCTAATCAGAAGTAGGCTGTTTTAAAGTGAGGTCATATTAACTGTTGTTCTGTAAGTTTCTGTATCCAAGTTTCGGAATCCAGTCATTTTAATAGGAATCTATGTAATCAGGAATTTTGTTTGAGGGTAAAATCCACACAATCTTGAATTTTGATTTGCAACTTGCTGAAGCTAATCAGAAGTAGGTTGTATTGAGATGCTATCACATTTACTGTTGTTCAGGTAAATTCTGCAAGAGTAATCCATTTATTTCAGTAGAAATCCACACAGTCAGGAATTTCATATGAGGGCGAAATCTGGAATTGAAATCTGGAATTTTTATTTGCAACTTGCTATTGCTAATCAGATGTAGGCCATATTAATGTGCAATCACATTTACCATCATTCAGCAAATTTTTTTGCAAGCGAAATCCAGTTATTTCATTAGAAATCCACACAATCAGGAACTTTATGAGGACGAAATTCACACAATCTGGAATTTCGTATGAGGACGAAATCCACTCAGTCTAGAATTTTGATTTGCAACTTGCTATTGCTAATCAGATGTAGGTCATATTAATGTGCAGTCACATTTACCATTGTTCAGTGAATTTCTGCAAGCGAAATCCAGTTATTTCAATAGAAATCCACATAATCAGGGATTTCATATGATGGCGAAATCCACACAATCTGGAATTTCACTTTGCAAGTTGCTAAAGCTCATCAGAAGTGGGTCGATTTGAGATgctgttatatttattgttgtttagcAAATTTCTGCAGGTGAAATCCAGTTATTTCAAAAGAATTGCAAATAATCAGGAATTTTGTATGAGAGTGAAATCCACACAATCTGGAATTTCGTATAAGGGTGAAATCCACACAATCTGGAATTTCGATTTGCAACTTGCTTTTGTTAATCAGAAG encodes the following:
- the fstl3 gene encoding follistatin-related protein 3, with product MNFLAVLHCVILISVCEILEDHRTNAGMCWLQQGPEHRCDMVLMRGVSREECCAAGRLDTAWSNTSLPINEVSLLGFLGIVSCKPCKENCEGVNCGPGKVCRMKSGRPQCVCSPDCSNISTKHAVCGSDGNSYKDECALLMARCRGHPDLEIMYQGECKKSCSNVVCPGTHTCVTDQTNSAHCVMCRTAPCPMPMVTEQTICGNDNITYPSACHLRRATCFLGRSIGVRHYGHCRSNEATEENSLF